Proteins encoded in a region of the Xylocopa sonorina isolate GNS202 chromosome 1, iyXylSono1_principal, whole genome shotgun sequence genome:
- the Err gene encoding estrogen-related receptor isoform X4, with translation MMPGGGTESMIGNNRTMANIKQEVENPTTPTQNYQVCSPTTTLQHQEVICSKIEVPPDYGGGGGSPGSPEMHHCSSTTQPLGTPEEGVKEEDMIPRRLCLVCGDVASGFHYGVASCEACKAFFKRTIQASNFTGNIEYTCPANGECEINKRRRKACQACRFQKCLRQGMLKEGVRLDRVRGGRQKYRRSTDPYTLVKTERLEANVTTGASNEIINNKMLEALAACEPDMLQVSNLSHTLDTDQRILGQLSDLYDRELVGIIGWAKQIPGFSSLPLNDQMRLLQSTWAEILTFSLAWRSMPNNGRLRFAQDFTLDERLARECHCTELYTHCIQIVERLQRLGLAREEYYVLKALILANSDAKSDEPQALYCFRDVILNSLSDCVAALRPGQALRATQNMFLVLPSLRQVDGIVRRFWSSVYRTGKVPMNKLFVEMLEAAYYR, from the exons ATGATGCCCGGTGGCGGCACCGAAAGTATGATAGGAAACAATCGGACCATGGCGAACATTAAACAAGAAGTCGAGAATCCTACGACACCTACGCAAAACTATCAAGTCTGTTCACCGACTACCACTCTTCAACATCAAGAG GTGATTTGCAGTAAAATAGAGGTGCCACCGGATTACGGTGGCGGAGGAGGTAGTCCTGGTAGTCCGGAAATGCATCATTGTTCATCGACCACGCAACCTTTAGGAACACCAGAG GAAGGCGTAAAAGAGGAGGACATGATACCTAGAAGGCTTTGCCTGGTGTGCGGGGATGTAGCAAGCGGGTTTCATTATGGAGTCGCGTCTTGCGAAGCGTGCAAAGCTTTCTTCAAAAGAACTATACAAG CGAGTAATTTCACAGGTAACATCGAGTACACGTGTCCAGCGAACGGGGAATGCGAAATAAACAAACGCAGAAGGAAAGCGTGTCAAGCGTGTAGGTTTCAAAAGTGCCTTAGACAAGGCATGTTGAAAGAAGGTGTCCGATTGGATCGTGTCCGAGGGGGGAGACAAAAATATAGAAGATCCACCGATCCCTACACGCTGGTGAAAACAGAACGGTTGGAAG CAAACGTAACGACGGGAGCTTCTAACGAAATAATAA ATAATAAAATGCTAGAAGCTTTGGCTGCCTGTGAACCCGACATGCTACAGGTTTCCAATCTTTCGCACACACTCGACACAGATCAGAGAATACTTGGACAGTTATCCGACTTGTACGATCGAGAATTAGTCGGTATAATCG GTTGGGCAAAGCAGATACCTGGATTCAGTAGTTTACCTTTAAACGACCAAATGCGACTTCTACAGAGTACGTGGGCCGAGATATTAACGTTTAGTTTAGCGTGGAGGAGCATGCCAAATAACGGTAGATTAAGGTTTGCCCAAGATTTTACCCTTGACGAGCGACTGGCACGCGAGTGTCACTGTACAGAACTTTACACGCAT TGTATTCAGATTGTCGAAAGGCTCCAAAGATTGGGCTTAGCCAGAGAAGAATATTATGTATTGAAAGCATTGATATTGGCGAACAGTGATGCGAAGTCAGACGAACCGCAGgcgctctattgcttccgtgaTGTTATCTTGAATTCTCTGTCAGATTGTGTGGCGGCACTAAGACCGGGGCAAGCGCTTCGTGCCACCCAAAACATGTTCCTAGTGTTACCTAGCCTCAGACAGGTTGATGGAATTGTTAGAAGATTTTGGTCTAGCGTCTATCGAACGGGCAAAGTACCGATGAACAAGCTCTTCGTAGAAATGTTAGAAGC
- the Err gene encoding estrogen-related receptor isoform X5, translated as MDAWMYDVVYMMPGGGTESMIGNNRTMANIKQEVENPTTPTQNYQVCSPTTTLQHQEVICSKIEVPPDYGGGGGSPGSPEMHHCSSTTQPLGTPEEGVKEEDMIPRRLCLVCGDVASGFHYGVASCEACKAFFKRTIQASNFTGNIEYTCPANGECEINKRRRKACQACRFQKCLRQGMLKEGVRLDRVRGGRQKYRRSTDPYTLVKTERLEDNKMLEALAACEPDMLQVSNLSHTLDTDQRILGQLSDLYDRELVGIIGWAKQIPGFSSLPLNDQMRLLQSTWAEILTFSLAWRSMPNNGRLRFAQDFTLDERLARECHCTELYTHCIQIVERLQRLGLAREEYYVLKALILANSDAKSDEPQALYCFRDVILNSLSDCVAALRPGQALRATQNMFLVLPSLRQVDGIVRRFWSSVYRTGKVPMNKLFVEMLEAAYYR; from the exons ATGGATGCCTGGATGTACGACGTG GTTTATATGATGCCCGGTGGCGGCACCGAAAGTATGATAGGAAACAATCGGACCATGGCGAACATTAAACAAGAAGTCGAGAATCCTACGACACCTACGCAAAACTATCAAGTCTGTTCACCGACTACCACTCTTCAACATCAAGAG GTGATTTGCAGTAAAATAGAGGTGCCACCGGATTACGGTGGCGGAGGAGGTAGTCCTGGTAGTCCGGAAATGCATCATTGTTCATCGACCACGCAACCTTTAGGAACACCAGAG GAAGGCGTAAAAGAGGAGGACATGATACCTAGAAGGCTTTGCCTGGTGTGCGGGGATGTAGCAAGCGGGTTTCATTATGGAGTCGCGTCTTGCGAAGCGTGCAAAGCTTTCTTCAAAAGAACTATACAAG CGAGTAATTTCACAGGTAACATCGAGTACACGTGTCCAGCGAACGGGGAATGCGAAATAAACAAACGCAGAAGGAAAGCGTGTCAAGCGTGTAGGTTTCAAAAGTGCCTTAGACAAGGCATGTTGAAAGAAGGTGTCCGATTGGATCGTGTCCGAGGGGGGAGACAAAAATATAGAAGATCCACCGATCCCTACACGCTGGTGAAAACAGAACGGTTGGAAG ATAATAAAATGCTAGAAGCTTTGGCTGCCTGTGAACCCGACATGCTACAGGTTTCCAATCTTTCGCACACACTCGACACAGATCAGAGAATACTTGGACAGTTATCCGACTTGTACGATCGAGAATTAGTCGGTATAATCG GTTGGGCAAAGCAGATACCTGGATTCAGTAGTTTACCTTTAAACGACCAAATGCGACTTCTACAGAGTACGTGGGCCGAGATATTAACGTTTAGTTTAGCGTGGAGGAGCATGCCAAATAACGGTAGATTAAGGTTTGCCCAAGATTTTACCCTTGACGAGCGACTGGCACGCGAGTGTCACTGTACAGAACTTTACACGCAT TGTATTCAGATTGTCGAAAGGCTCCAAAGATTGGGCTTAGCCAGAGAAGAATATTATGTATTGAAAGCATTGATATTGGCGAACAGTGATGCGAAGTCAGACGAACCGCAGgcgctctattgcttccgtgaTGTTATCTTGAATTCTCTGTCAGATTGTGTGGCGGCACTAAGACCGGGGCAAGCGCTTCGTGCCACCCAAAACATGTTCCTAGTGTTACCTAGCCTCAGACAGGTTGATGGAATTGTTAGAAGATTTTGGTCTAGCGTCTATCGAACGGGCAAAGTACCGATGAACAAGCTCTTCGTAGAAATGTTAGAAGC
- the Err gene encoding estrogen-related receptor isoform X6 has protein sequence MDAWMYDVVYMMPGGGTESMIGNNRTMANIKQEVENPTTPTQNYQVCSPTTTLQHQEVICSKIEVPPDYGGGGGSPGSPEMHHCSSTTQPLGTPEEGVKEEDMIPRRLCLVCGDVASGFHYGVASCEACKAFFKRTIQGNIEYTCPANGECEINKRRRKACQACRFQKCLRQGMLKEGVRLDRVRGGRQKYRRSTDPYTLVKTERLEDNKMLEALAACEPDMLQVSNLSHTLDTDQRILGQLSDLYDRELVGIIGWAKQIPGFSSLPLNDQMRLLQSTWAEILTFSLAWRSMPNNGRLRFAQDFTLDERLARECHCTELYTHCIQIVERLQRLGLAREEYYVLKALILANSDAKSDEPQALYCFRDVILNSLSDCVAALRPGQALRATQNMFLVLPSLRQVDGIVRRFWSSVYRTGKVPMNKLFVEMLEAAYYR, from the exons ATGGATGCCTGGATGTACGACGTG GTTTATATGATGCCCGGTGGCGGCACCGAAAGTATGATAGGAAACAATCGGACCATGGCGAACATTAAACAAGAAGTCGAGAATCCTACGACACCTACGCAAAACTATCAAGTCTGTTCACCGACTACCACTCTTCAACATCAAGAG GTGATTTGCAGTAAAATAGAGGTGCCACCGGATTACGGTGGCGGAGGAGGTAGTCCTGGTAGTCCGGAAATGCATCATTGTTCATCGACCACGCAACCTTTAGGAACACCAGAG GAAGGCGTAAAAGAGGAGGACATGATACCTAGAAGGCTTTGCCTGGTGTGCGGGGATGTAGCAAGCGGGTTTCATTATGGAGTCGCGTCTTGCGAAGCGTGCAAAGCTTTCTTCAAAAGAACTATACAAG GTAACATCGAGTACACGTGTCCAGCGAACGGGGAATGCGAAATAAACAAACGCAGAAGGAAAGCGTGTCAAGCGTGTAGGTTTCAAAAGTGCCTTAGACAAGGCATGTTGAAAGAAGGTGTCCGATTGGATCGTGTCCGAGGGGGGAGACAAAAATATAGAAGATCCACCGATCCCTACACGCTGGTGAAAACAGAACGGTTGGAAG ATAATAAAATGCTAGAAGCTTTGGCTGCCTGTGAACCCGACATGCTACAGGTTTCCAATCTTTCGCACACACTCGACACAGATCAGAGAATACTTGGACAGTTATCCGACTTGTACGATCGAGAATTAGTCGGTATAATCG GTTGGGCAAAGCAGATACCTGGATTCAGTAGTTTACCTTTAAACGACCAAATGCGACTTCTACAGAGTACGTGGGCCGAGATATTAACGTTTAGTTTAGCGTGGAGGAGCATGCCAAATAACGGTAGATTAAGGTTTGCCCAAGATTTTACCCTTGACGAGCGACTGGCACGCGAGTGTCACTGTACAGAACTTTACACGCAT TGTATTCAGATTGTCGAAAGGCTCCAAAGATTGGGCTTAGCCAGAGAAGAATATTATGTATTGAAAGCATTGATATTGGCGAACAGTGATGCGAAGTCAGACGAACCGCAGgcgctctattgcttccgtgaTGTTATCTTGAATTCTCTGTCAGATTGTGTGGCGGCACTAAGACCGGGGCAAGCGCTTCGTGCCACCCAAAACATGTTCCTAGTGTTACCTAGCCTCAGACAGGTTGATGGAATTGTTAGAAGATTTTGGTCTAGCGTCTATCGAACGGGCAAAGTACCGATGAACAAGCTCTTCGTAGAAATGTTAGAAGC
- the Err gene encoding estrogen-related receptor isoform X2: MSTEVYMMPGGGTESMIGNNRTMANIKQEVENPTTPTQNYQVCSPTTTLQHQEVICSKIEVPPDYGGGGGSPGSPEMHHCSSTTQPLGTPEEGVKEEDMIPRRLCLVCGDVASGFHYGVASCEACKAFFKRTIQASNFTGNIEYTCPANGECEINKRRRKACQACRFQKCLRQGMLKEGVRLDRVRGGRQKYRRSTDPYTLVKTERLEANVTTGASNEIINNKMLEALAACEPDMLQVSNLSHTLDTDQRILGQLSDLYDRELVGIIGWAKQIPGFSSLPLNDQMRLLQSTWAEILTFSLAWRSMPNNGRLRFAQDFTLDERLARECHCTELYTHCIQIVERLQRLGLAREEYYVLKALILANSDAKSDEPQALYCFRDVILNSLSDCVAALRPGQALRATQNMFLVLPSLRQVDGIVRRFWSSVYRTGKVPMNKLFVEMLEAAYYR; this comes from the exons ATGAGTACTGAG GTTTATATGATGCCCGGTGGCGGCACCGAAAGTATGATAGGAAACAATCGGACCATGGCGAACATTAAACAAGAAGTCGAGAATCCTACGACACCTACGCAAAACTATCAAGTCTGTTCACCGACTACCACTCTTCAACATCAAGAG GTGATTTGCAGTAAAATAGAGGTGCCACCGGATTACGGTGGCGGAGGAGGTAGTCCTGGTAGTCCGGAAATGCATCATTGTTCATCGACCACGCAACCTTTAGGAACACCAGAG GAAGGCGTAAAAGAGGAGGACATGATACCTAGAAGGCTTTGCCTGGTGTGCGGGGATGTAGCAAGCGGGTTTCATTATGGAGTCGCGTCTTGCGAAGCGTGCAAAGCTTTCTTCAAAAGAACTATACAAG CGAGTAATTTCACAGGTAACATCGAGTACACGTGTCCAGCGAACGGGGAATGCGAAATAAACAAACGCAGAAGGAAAGCGTGTCAAGCGTGTAGGTTTCAAAAGTGCCTTAGACAAGGCATGTTGAAAGAAGGTGTCCGATTGGATCGTGTCCGAGGGGGGAGACAAAAATATAGAAGATCCACCGATCCCTACACGCTGGTGAAAACAGAACGGTTGGAAG CAAACGTAACGACGGGAGCTTCTAACGAAATAATAA ATAATAAAATGCTAGAAGCTTTGGCTGCCTGTGAACCCGACATGCTACAGGTTTCCAATCTTTCGCACACACTCGACACAGATCAGAGAATACTTGGACAGTTATCCGACTTGTACGATCGAGAATTAGTCGGTATAATCG GTTGGGCAAAGCAGATACCTGGATTCAGTAGTTTACCTTTAAACGACCAAATGCGACTTCTACAGAGTACGTGGGCCGAGATATTAACGTTTAGTTTAGCGTGGAGGAGCATGCCAAATAACGGTAGATTAAGGTTTGCCCAAGATTTTACCCTTGACGAGCGACTGGCACGCGAGTGTCACTGTACAGAACTTTACACGCAT TGTATTCAGATTGTCGAAAGGCTCCAAAGATTGGGCTTAGCCAGAGAAGAATATTATGTATTGAAAGCATTGATATTGGCGAACAGTGATGCGAAGTCAGACGAACCGCAGgcgctctattgcttccgtgaTGTTATCTTGAATTCTCTGTCAGATTGTGTGGCGGCACTAAGACCGGGGCAAGCGCTTCGTGCCACCCAAAACATGTTCCTAGTGTTACCTAGCCTCAGACAGGTTGATGGAATTGTTAGAAGATTTTGGTCTAGCGTCTATCGAACGGGCAAAGTACCGATGAACAAGCTCTTCGTAGAAATGTTAGAAGC
- the Err gene encoding estrogen-related receptor isoform X1, which produces MDAWMYDVVYMMPGGGTESMIGNNRTMANIKQEVENPTTPTQNYQVCSPTTTLQHQEVICSKIEVPPDYGGGGGSPGSPEMHHCSSTTQPLGTPEEGVKEEDMIPRRLCLVCGDVASGFHYGVASCEACKAFFKRTIQASNFTGNIEYTCPANGECEINKRRRKACQACRFQKCLRQGMLKEGVRLDRVRGGRQKYRRSTDPYTLVKTERLEANVTTGASNEIINNKMLEALAACEPDMLQVSNLSHTLDTDQRILGQLSDLYDRELVGIIGWAKQIPGFSSLPLNDQMRLLQSTWAEILTFSLAWRSMPNNGRLRFAQDFTLDERLARECHCTELYTHCIQIVERLQRLGLAREEYYVLKALILANSDAKSDEPQALYCFRDVILNSLSDCVAALRPGQALRATQNMFLVLPSLRQVDGIVRRFWSSVYRTGKVPMNKLFVEMLEAAYYR; this is translated from the exons ATGGATGCCTGGATGTACGACGTG GTTTATATGATGCCCGGTGGCGGCACCGAAAGTATGATAGGAAACAATCGGACCATGGCGAACATTAAACAAGAAGTCGAGAATCCTACGACACCTACGCAAAACTATCAAGTCTGTTCACCGACTACCACTCTTCAACATCAAGAG GTGATTTGCAGTAAAATAGAGGTGCCACCGGATTACGGTGGCGGAGGAGGTAGTCCTGGTAGTCCGGAAATGCATCATTGTTCATCGACCACGCAACCTTTAGGAACACCAGAG GAAGGCGTAAAAGAGGAGGACATGATACCTAGAAGGCTTTGCCTGGTGTGCGGGGATGTAGCAAGCGGGTTTCATTATGGAGTCGCGTCTTGCGAAGCGTGCAAAGCTTTCTTCAAAAGAACTATACAAG CGAGTAATTTCACAGGTAACATCGAGTACACGTGTCCAGCGAACGGGGAATGCGAAATAAACAAACGCAGAAGGAAAGCGTGTCAAGCGTGTAGGTTTCAAAAGTGCCTTAGACAAGGCATGTTGAAAGAAGGTGTCCGATTGGATCGTGTCCGAGGGGGGAGACAAAAATATAGAAGATCCACCGATCCCTACACGCTGGTGAAAACAGAACGGTTGGAAG CAAACGTAACGACGGGAGCTTCTAACGAAATAATAA ATAATAAAATGCTAGAAGCTTTGGCTGCCTGTGAACCCGACATGCTACAGGTTTCCAATCTTTCGCACACACTCGACACAGATCAGAGAATACTTGGACAGTTATCCGACTTGTACGATCGAGAATTAGTCGGTATAATCG GTTGGGCAAAGCAGATACCTGGATTCAGTAGTTTACCTTTAAACGACCAAATGCGACTTCTACAGAGTACGTGGGCCGAGATATTAACGTTTAGTTTAGCGTGGAGGAGCATGCCAAATAACGGTAGATTAAGGTTTGCCCAAGATTTTACCCTTGACGAGCGACTGGCACGCGAGTGTCACTGTACAGAACTTTACACGCAT TGTATTCAGATTGTCGAAAGGCTCCAAAGATTGGGCTTAGCCAGAGAAGAATATTATGTATTGAAAGCATTGATATTGGCGAACAGTGATGCGAAGTCAGACGAACCGCAGgcgctctattgcttccgtgaTGTTATCTTGAATTCTCTGTCAGATTGTGTGGCGGCACTAAGACCGGGGCAAGCGCTTCGTGCCACCCAAAACATGTTCCTAGTGTTACCTAGCCTCAGACAGGTTGATGGAATTGTTAGAAGATTTTGGTCTAGCGTCTATCGAACGGGCAAAGTACCGATGAACAAGCTCTTCGTAGAAATGTTAGAAGC
- the Err gene encoding estrogen-related receptor isoform X3, with product MDAWMYDVVYMMPGGGTESMIGNNRTMANIKQEVENPTTPTQNYQVCSPTTTLQHQEVICSKIEVPPDYGGGGGSPGSPEMHHCSSTTQPLGTPEEGVKEEDMIPRRLCLVCGDVASGFHYGVASCEACKAFFKRTIQGNIEYTCPANGECEINKRRRKACQACRFQKCLRQGMLKEGVRLDRVRGGRQKYRRSTDPYTLVKTERLEANVTTGASNEIINNKMLEALAACEPDMLQVSNLSHTLDTDQRILGQLSDLYDRELVGIIGWAKQIPGFSSLPLNDQMRLLQSTWAEILTFSLAWRSMPNNGRLRFAQDFTLDERLARECHCTELYTHCIQIVERLQRLGLAREEYYVLKALILANSDAKSDEPQALYCFRDVILNSLSDCVAALRPGQALRATQNMFLVLPSLRQVDGIVRRFWSSVYRTGKVPMNKLFVEMLEAAYYR from the exons ATGGATGCCTGGATGTACGACGTG GTTTATATGATGCCCGGTGGCGGCACCGAAAGTATGATAGGAAACAATCGGACCATGGCGAACATTAAACAAGAAGTCGAGAATCCTACGACACCTACGCAAAACTATCAAGTCTGTTCACCGACTACCACTCTTCAACATCAAGAG GTGATTTGCAGTAAAATAGAGGTGCCACCGGATTACGGTGGCGGAGGAGGTAGTCCTGGTAGTCCGGAAATGCATCATTGTTCATCGACCACGCAACCTTTAGGAACACCAGAG GAAGGCGTAAAAGAGGAGGACATGATACCTAGAAGGCTTTGCCTGGTGTGCGGGGATGTAGCAAGCGGGTTTCATTATGGAGTCGCGTCTTGCGAAGCGTGCAAAGCTTTCTTCAAAAGAACTATACAAG GTAACATCGAGTACACGTGTCCAGCGAACGGGGAATGCGAAATAAACAAACGCAGAAGGAAAGCGTGTCAAGCGTGTAGGTTTCAAAAGTGCCTTAGACAAGGCATGTTGAAAGAAGGTGTCCGATTGGATCGTGTCCGAGGGGGGAGACAAAAATATAGAAGATCCACCGATCCCTACACGCTGGTGAAAACAGAACGGTTGGAAG CAAACGTAACGACGGGAGCTTCTAACGAAATAATAA ATAATAAAATGCTAGAAGCTTTGGCTGCCTGTGAACCCGACATGCTACAGGTTTCCAATCTTTCGCACACACTCGACACAGATCAGAGAATACTTGGACAGTTATCCGACTTGTACGATCGAGAATTAGTCGGTATAATCG GTTGGGCAAAGCAGATACCTGGATTCAGTAGTTTACCTTTAAACGACCAAATGCGACTTCTACAGAGTACGTGGGCCGAGATATTAACGTTTAGTTTAGCGTGGAGGAGCATGCCAAATAACGGTAGATTAAGGTTTGCCCAAGATTTTACCCTTGACGAGCGACTGGCACGCGAGTGTCACTGTACAGAACTTTACACGCAT TGTATTCAGATTGTCGAAAGGCTCCAAAGATTGGGCTTAGCCAGAGAAGAATATTATGTATTGAAAGCATTGATATTGGCGAACAGTGATGCGAAGTCAGACGAACCGCAGgcgctctattgcttccgtgaTGTTATCTTGAATTCTCTGTCAGATTGTGTGGCGGCACTAAGACCGGGGCAAGCGCTTCGTGCCACCCAAAACATGTTCCTAGTGTTACCTAGCCTCAGACAGGTTGATGGAATTGTTAGAAGATTTTGGTCTAGCGTCTATCGAACGGGCAAAGTACCGATGAACAAGCTCTTCGTAGAAATGTTAGAAGC